From Vanrija pseudolonga chromosome 1, complete sequence, a single genomic window includes:
- the ADHFE1 gene encoding Hydroxyacid-oxoacid transhydrogenase, mitochondrial: protein MPPAPASRASIVKLMSLTASAGCRGCGRTHTAAHSCASGATHDHGKRGLATPVDLPGAPQGNTDYAFEMAASTLRFGTGATREVGMDLRNMINLLPANEQAKAKIAVFTDPNIAKLPVMKTVEQALQQQNLPFVVFDKISVEPTENSWNEAIDWTRGNDITHFLAVGGGSTMDTAKAANLLSCYPDKDMYEFINAPVGKGTPIEKKLKPLIAVPTTAGTGSETTGTAILDIPSRKFKTGIASRALKPTLGIVDTLNTATCPREVAVAAGLDVLFHSLESYTAVPYYERTPRPDNPIKRPAYQGSNPVSDIFSKWALEQTIKYLPRIFKDPHGDEEARHQMLLAASTAGIGFGNAGVHLCHAGSYPISSLNKARPKDKQYFHPSYSPDIPLIPHGVAVSLTAPSVFHFTAPSSPERHRTAAEIFAGKDRLHEVAKVRDEDIGAFLREEIQKFLDSVAVPRGLTQVGYGTSDIEILAKGMLPQRRVLDLAPLLIKDNQAQELEQLQGILEGAMRW, encoded by the exons atgccgCCTGCTCCAGCTTCGCGCGCCTCCATCGTCAAGCTCATGTCcctcaccgcctcggcgggctgcAGGGGATGTGGACGTACTCACACGGCGGCGCATTCGTGTGCCTCGGGAGCGACTCACGACCACGGCAAGCGCGGTCTGGCGACGCCGGTTGACCTGCCCGGTGCCCCCCAAGGCAACACGGACTACGCGTTCGAG ATGGCCGCGTCCACCCTCCGCTTCGGTACCGGCGCCACCCGCGAGGTCGGCATGGACCTCAGGAACATGATCAAcctcctccccgccaacgagcaggccaaggccaagattGCCGTCTTCACCGACCCCAACATTGCCAAGCTCCCCGTCATGAAGACGGTCGAGCAGGCCCTCCAGCAGCAGAACCTCCCCTTCGTCGTCTTTGACAAGATCTCGGTCGAGCCCACTGAGAACTCGTGGAACGAGGCCATTGACTGGACCCGCGGCAACGACATCACCCACTTCCTCGCTGTTGGTGGTGGTTCCACCATGGACAcggccaaggctgccaaCCTCCTCTCGTGCTACCCCGACAAGGACATGTACGAGTTCATCAACGCCCCCGTCGGCAAGGGTACCCCGATCGAGAAGAAGCTCAAGCCCTTGATCGCCGTCCCCACTACCGCCGGTACCGGCTCGGAGACGACCGGCACCGCCATCCTTGACATTCCCTCCAGGAAGTTCAAGACTGGTATTGCCTCGCGTGCGCTCAAGCCCACTCTCGGCATTGTCGACACCCTCAACACGGCCACCTGCCCCCGtgaggtcgccgtcgccgctggtcTCGACGTCCTCTTCCACTCGCTCGAGTCGTACACCGCCGTGCCCTACTACGAGCGTACCCCCCGCCCCGACAACCCGATCAAGCGTCCCGCTTACCAGGGCTCGAACCCCGTCTCGGACATCTTCTCCAAGTGGGCTCTTGAGCAGACGATCAAGTACCTCCCCCGCATCTTCAAGGACCCCCAcggtgacgaggaggcccgCCACCAGatgctcctcgccgcgtcaACTGCCGGTATCGGCTTTGGCAACGCTGGTGTCCACCTCTGCCACGCCGGCTCGTACCCCATCTCGTCGCTCAACAAGGCCCGTCCCAAGGACAAGCAGTACTTCCACCCCTCGTACAGCCCGGACATCCCCCTCATCCCCCACGGTGTTGCCGTCTCGCTCACCGCCCCCTCCGTCTTCCACTTCAccgccccctcgtcgcccgagcgCCACCGTACTGCTGCCGAGATCTTCGCCGGCAAGGACCGCCTCCAcgaggtcgccaaggtccgcgacgaggacattgGCGCCTTCCTCCGCGAGGAGATCCAGAAGTTCCTCGACTCGGTCGCCGTCCCCCGCGGTCTTACCCAGGTCGGCTACGGCACCTCGGACATTGAGATCCTCGCCAAGGGCATGCTTCCCCAGCGCCGTGTCCTTGACCTTGCTCCTCTCCTCATCAAGGACAACCAGGCccaggagctcgagcagctccaggGCATCCTTGAGGGCGCTATGCGCTGGTAA
- the ostd-1 gene encoding Dolichyl-diphosphooligosaccharide--protein glycosyltransferase subunit 2: MRGIRRALAAALVAASAVTAASSSLAIKGGKAVVSLGGVSDDALVFTKTSGWTTPLALPSAATLKLAFSIVDSDSGEGVVPKAAFVALSDDSGEEVVLQVGVKANGKATYFLDTAKPPLGLAVTSGALNARLLLSDGDARKPLSFPLGVLELPGSGEPARKRHSLPPRAGEPAFAEQGYLFHTFKEEEREIAFVKSVTGVVGVLAPWALLVLLINNVAPNLQFQTPPTAMYAFLACLVGLEGLILRYWIGWRLYQLLPPFLALAAVTAYVGTVALRAARAQRLKAGGAP; this comes from the exons ATGCGCGGAATCAGGAGAGCACTGGCCGCGGCTCTtgtcgcggcgtcggccgtcaCTGCCGCGTCGTCTTCGCTGGCGatcaagggcggcaaggcggtggtttcgctcggcggcgtgagcgacgacgcgctggt CTTCACCAAGACCTCGGGCTGGACCACCCCCCTCGCGctcccctcggccgcgacgctcAAGCTCGCGTTCAGCATcgtcgactcggactcgggcgagggcgtcgtgCCCAAGGCTGCGTTCGTCGCCCTCTcggacgacagcggcgaggaggtcgtgcTCCAGGTCGGCGTCAAGGCGAATGGCAAGGCGACGTACTTTTTG GATACCGCCAAGCCccctctcggcctcgccgtgaCCTCTGGCGCGCTCAacgcccgcctcctcctctccgACGGTGACGCCCGCAAGCCCCTCTCCTTCCctctcggcgtgctcgagctcccCGGCTCTGGCGAGCCCGCGCGCAAGCGCCACTCGCTGCCCCCTCGTGCTGGCGAGCCAGCGTTCGCCGAGCAGGGATACCTCTTCCACACgttcaaggaggaggagcgcgagattGCCTTTGTTAAGTCTGTCACTGGTGTCGTGGGGGTACTTGCGCCTTGGGCACTCCTTGTTCTCTTG ATCAACAACGTTGCCCCCAACCTCCAGTTCCAGACGCCCCCTACGGCCATGtacgccttcctcgcctgCCTTGTCGGTCTCGAGGGCCTGATTCTGCGCTACTGGATCGGATGGCGCCTGTACCAG CTCCTTCcccccttcctcgccctcgccgctgtcaCGGCCTACGTCGGCACAGTGGCGCtccgcgctgcccgcgctcagcgcctcaaggccggcggcgcgccttga